A part of Waddliaceae bacterium genomic DNA contains:
- a CDS encoding inorganic phosphate transporter: MDNVTLLFIIALLSGLYMSWSLGANDAANAIGTAVGSGALTLKRAVIIAASLEFCGAFFFGSNVSETVQKGIVKMDLFVDDPMLLVFGMIGALLAAGVWLQLASYKGWPVSTTHSIVGALVGFGLVIGGVNGIHWNKVASIVISWVISPLMGGTISYIAFVSIRKKIFYSPHPLNAAKKTIPYIVFCMLTMLSSILLFRGLKNVNLDLSFLETAALALSIGLIGSIVIGFLIRRIKAPDSSDLPYQSPVAVTALRKALKHLQRMQIASKGDLNYQVSLVVDEAKALKEHIDYHDKNIGEHAHFAPVEKIFASLQLITACFMAFAHGANDVANAIGPLAACVSVLSNGFVVGATEIPAWILVLGGCGIIFGLGTWGWRVIETIGKKITELTPSRGFAAEIGASTTIVLASSFGLPVSTTHILVGAIFGVGIARGMSALNMGTIRDIVLSWFITIPAGAALTIVFFYILKAIFG, translated from the coding sequence ATGGACAACGTAACTCTTCTTTTTATAATTGCTTTATTAAGTGGCTTATATATGTCATGGAGTCTCGGCGCCAATGATGCTGCCAATGCTATCGGCACTGCCGTAGGTTCTGGTGCTTTGACGTTAAAGCGTGCTGTCATCATCGCGGCGTCATTAGAATTTTGTGGCGCATTTTTCTTCGGGTCTAACGTCTCTGAGACTGTACAGAAAGGCATCGTCAAGATGGACCTTTTCGTCGACGATCCTATGCTTCTCGTCTTCGGAATGATCGGTGCTTTGCTCGCTGCTGGGGTATGGCTTCAGCTTGCTTCGTATAAGGGGTGGCCTGTCTCGACGACGCATTCTATCGTAGGAGCTCTTGTTGGCTTCGGCCTCGTCATCGGTGGTGTCAATGGCATACATTGGAACAAGGTAGCATCGATAGTTATTAGCTGGGTGATTTCGCCGCTAATGGGCGGGACTATATCATATATCGCTTTCGTATCGATACGTAAGAAAATCTTCTATTCCCCTCATCCTCTCAATGCTGCCAAGAAGACGATACCGTATATTGTCTTCTGCATGCTTACGATGCTTTCGTCGATACTACTTTTCCGTGGGCTTAAGAATGTCAACCTAGACCTTTCGTTTTTAGAGACGGCGGCTTTAGCCCTTTCTATTGGATTGATAGGAAGCATAGTCATCGGCTTCTTGATACGTAGGATAAAAGCTCCTGACAGCAGCGATCTCCCATACCAAAGCCCTGTAGCTGTTACTGCTCTGAGGAAAGCTTTGAAGCACCTTCAACGTATGCAAATAGCGTCTAAGGGAGATCTTAACTACCAGGTATCTCTTGTCGTCGACGAGGCCAAGGCTCTAAAAGAGCACATTGACTACCACGATAAAAATATCGGAGAGCATGCGCATTTCGCTCCTGTCGAGAAGATCTTCGCATCGTTACAGCTCATAACTGCATGTTTTATGGCGTTCGCCCATGGCGCCAATGACGTCGCCAATGCCATAGGCCCTCTTGCTGCGTGTGTTTCTGTCCTTTCCAACGGCTTCGTCGTCGGCGCTACCGAGATCCCTGCCTGGATCCTCGTCCTCGGTGGCTGCGGAATAATTTTCGGTTTAGGGACGTGGGGCTGGCGTGTCATAGAGACTATAGGGAAGAAGATCACAGAACTTACCCCTTCGCGGGGCTTTGCTGCGGAGATCGGGGCTTCTACGACGATAGTCCTGGCTTCGAGCTTCGGACTTCCTGTATCGACGACACATATCCTCGTCGGTGCGATCTTCGGCGTCGGCATCGCCCGCGGTATGAGCGCCCTAAACATGGGGACCATCCGCGACATCGTTCTCTCATGGTTCATCACCATCCCCGCTGGAGCAGCCTTGACGATAGTTTTCTTCTATATCCTTAAAGCGATATTTGGATAA